The genomic region GCCGTGCACCACAAAGATAAACAGCGTTACCGCCCCCGTAACGAGCGAATAAGGATTGAGGAAGCCAAAGAGTGCCCCATATAAGCCCTCGCCAGTGTACTCGTGGTTAGCGTCCAAAGGCAAGCCTTGTAGCACATTGCCCAGCACTACCCCCAGCAAGAACGCCAACACTACACTCGATACCGAGTAAGCCGTATCCCACATATTGCGCCACCATTGCATCGGCTCCTTGCCGCGAAACTCAATCGAAATCGCCCTGAATATCAAGAAAATGAGAAACAACATAAAAGGCGTATTCATCGCTGAAAACAGCGAAGCATACATCACGGGGAAGCCTGCAAAAATCGATGCCCCACCGATCACTAACCACGCCTCGTTGCCGTCCCACACGGGTCCGATGGCATTGAGTGCCACACGGCGTTCGTCGTTCTCCTTATGGTTATCTAAAAATAAATGCCACGCGGCAGCTCCAAAGTCAAAGCCGTCCAAAATACCGTAGCCTGTAATCAAAAAGCCTACTACAATAAACCACCACGTAGGGTACATCACCCCTAAGAAAGTAGCCGAGTGGCCTGCATAATCTATTGCTGTGTTTAATAATATCGGTGCCATAATCTACGCTGTTAAAGGTTCTGTACTATCGCTATGCTCTTCAATGCCGTGCTTTATCTTCTTGTTCATCAAGTAGATAAAGAGCACAAACAAGATGCTGTACACCACCGAGAAGAGGATGATGGCAAACAACACCTGATTGGCAGTTACCGCTTTAGAGAGCGCATCGCTGGTGCGCAACAGGCGGTACACAATCCAAGGCTGACGCCCTACTTCCGCAGCAAACCACCCTACTTGGTTGCCTATCTGCGGTAAGATCACCGCCCACACAAAGGCGTGCAACAACCATCGCTTTTCAAAGAGTTTACCCTTCCACAGGTAGTACAATGCGATGAGCGTTAAGAGAATCATCAAGCAGCCTACAGCTACCATCGCGTGATAGTATTGGAATACTGAATTCAGAGGTCCTGGCACATCTTCCTTCTTAAACTCATTCAAGCCCGTTACAGGGTGCTGCGTATCGTACTCCAACATATACGACAGCCCTCCAGGTATTTTAATCCCGTGGGTCTCTTGCTTTTCCTTATCTACCCAGCCAAGGATATATAAGTCAGCAGGACCTGTCTCAAAGTGCCCTTCTAAGGCAGCCAGCTTCTCAGGCTGGTTCTTCGCTACCCCATCGGCAGTGCTGTGCCCTGAAAGCAATTGCAAGAGGCAAACTACCGTAGCGATGATGAGCGTTACCTTAAAGGCTTTTTTGGAAATCTCCACGTGACGCCCTTTGAGCAGATACCACGCGTGCACACTCAGCACAAGGAAAATCCCTGCCAGCCAAGCCCCTTGCCATACGTGCCAAATACGGTCTACACTCGAGGGGTTAAACACCATCGCCCAGAAGTCAGTAATCACCGCCTTCTCTTGACCAAACACGCCCTTATTGGCGATTTCGTAACCCGCAGGAGTCTGTTGCCAACTATTAGCAATGACAATCCATATCGCCGAAATCATCGAGCCGAGCCATACGCCCAGCGTAGCCATAAAGTGCCAGAAAGGTTTTACCCTATTCCAGCCGAAAAGCACGATACCAAGGCAGGTACTCTCCAAGGCAAAAGCAAACACCCCTTCGGCGGCAAGCGCACTCCCAAAGATGTCGCCCACATAGCGCGAGTAAGTCGCCCAATTGGTACCGAACTCAAACTCCATTACCACCCCTGTTGCCACCCCAATGGCGAAGGTGATGGAGAAAATGCGCGTCCAAAAGCGAGCCAAAGTGTCGTACTGCTGGTCGCCTGTACGCAAAAATAGCCCCTTGAACACCACCATCAACAGCCCCAGCCCTATGCTCAGCGGCGGATAGATGTAATGGAAACTGATCGTAATCGCGAATTGTATTCGCGCCAGTATTTCTGTATCCATAGTGTGAATTGAAATTAATTAGTGATTATTAAATATTTGAATGTGTAAAATGCATACACAATTCCAAACGCAAAAGTACATTATCAAACAAAAATAGCCTACAAAAATCTTAAATATAGCTAAAATTTATACTCTTTCTAAATAACAAAAATATCATCGCCTTATTAAATGAATGAGTAAAACAGTAAACATATATCGTTATCCTTTGTAAATAAGACAATCATACGTTAATAAAAACAAACCATCAACAAAATATTCTAAATAATACAAAACCGTCACTATTTGAACTATGAAACGCCAAACGCTAAAAAATACTTCCTCAACGAACCGACAACGAACCCAGAACGGACAAAACCACCTTTCTCCTGCTCCAGACAACGCTATTATCTCCTACCTATTTCCTATTTACCAAAAAAGTCATACCTTTGCCACCCAATTCTATTGAGAAACATCTAAAATACACTAAACAATGAAATACAGTAATTTAATACTCTTACTCAGTTTCTTGTGTCTTAACCTCACCTCGGCTCAAGACAACTCCCCCCTATTCAAAAAGATAGAAACCGCCTTCAAAGTCGATAAAAACAAAGTGTTGTGGCAGTACTACTCCGAGCAAACCCTCAAAGGCGAACACCCCTATAAGGTCATAGCCTTCCCGCTGATCAAAGAAACCAACTACGGAAGTAAGAACCTTTTCAGCACTTACCTGCTCGTCTATAACCCTGAGAAGGACGCCTTCATATACACCTTCATAGGTGATGGTGATTTACACGAAACACCCACCAAGCATTTTCAAGGGTTTGAGGTGATGCCCAATACGCTTATGCTCAACAAAAAAACTACGGCTTTGCAAGTAAAACTCTTCTTCTCGAATTTTAACCGAAAAACTCCTACTGGCGAAGCCCTTATCGAGTGGTATATTCCCAAAGGCAAAAAGCTCAGGAAGGTGCTTTCCACCCCTGTGTCGCATTATGAAGGTAAGGTAGTCAGCACCCCATCGCAGCCCTGCGGTGGCACTATGGAAGAGCGCAGTGCCCACATAGCCCTAACTGAGCAACTCGTCAAAGGCTTCTTCACCGTACAGATCACTACCACTATCGAACACAAAGCCATTGTGCCCGACACCGAGGGCTGCACCGAAAAACTCCTCTCCACCGACACGGTTACAGAGGAGTGGCATTACACCAAAAAAGGCTATACCCCATAATCCCAAATTCAGCTTTTAGGCAATAGCTTTTAGGCAATAGCTTTTAGCTTTTAGAGCTAGCGCGCTGAGCTAACGTACTAAAGACTTGTTGCCAAGAAGTTAGCAGTAGTTCACAGCCAATTAATTAGTTTGAGTAGGTAGTCCTGATGTGCAATCTGGGTTTGAATAACCGATTTTCAACAATATACAATCCTCTAATCCTTAGCCCCTAACCCCTAATACAATGAACGACATTTTATACCGTATTGCCCTAAAAAAAATGCCCCTCATCGGGG from Capnocytophaga haemolytica harbors:
- the cydB gene encoding cytochrome d ubiquinol oxidase subunit II; this translates as MAPILLNTAIDYAGHSATFLGVMYPTWWFIVVGFLITGYGILDGFDFGAAAWHLFLDNHKENDERRVALNAIGPVWDGNEAWLVIGGASIFAGFPVMYASLFSAMNTPFMLFLIFLIFRAISIEFRGKEPMQWWRNMWDTAYSVSSVVLAFLLGVVLGNVLQGLPLDANHEYTGEGLYGALFGFLNPYSLVTGAVTLFIFVVHGGLYLLMKTHGTIHDKLEKRVMGAFCLFLLLLIGATIYTFATPHLAANITGSTALIVASVLTYVVALCIPLFLKKKAFGKAFVSSALTIVMLMALVALNLHPIFLRSTGDPTGAITVYNAAATDKSLGVMLIIGGIGTPLLLAYTYFAYKVFRGKVQLDEHSY
- a CDS encoding cytochrome ubiquinol oxidase subunit I, yielding MDTEILARIQFAITISFHYIYPPLSIGLGLLMVVFKGLFLRTGDQQYDTLARFWTRIFSITFAIGVATGVVMEFEFGTNWATYSRYVGDIFGSALAAEGVFAFALESTCLGIVLFGWNRVKPFWHFMATLGVWLGSMISAIWIVIANSWQQTPAGYEIANKGVFGQEKAVITDFWAMVFNPSSVDRIWHVWQGAWLAGIFLVLSVHAWYLLKGRHVEISKKAFKVTLIIATVVCLLQLLSGHSTADGVAKNQPEKLAALEGHFETGPADLYILGWVDKEKQETHGIKIPGGLSYMLEYDTQHPVTGLNEFKKEDVPGPLNSVFQYYHAMVAVGCLMILLTLIALYYLWKGKLFEKRWLLHAFVWAVILPQIGNQVGWFAAEVGRQPWIVYRLLRTSDALSKAVTANQVLFAIILFSVVYSILFVLFIYLMNKKIKHGIEEHSDSTEPLTA